One genomic segment of Paenibacillus sp. FSL H8-0332 includes these proteins:
- a CDS encoding DUF2500 family protein, producing MGTGSDPSWLFDFTGTVLPVFLALVVGIIAVSAGRGLLQWSRNNNAPLQSIPARIVSKRTEVRQQQSQEDSLSSRTSTTYYLTYEAEDGMRREFKVEGQEYGMSAEGDQGILTYQGTRYHGFQRRPHYSTAE from the coding sequence ATGGGAACGGGGAGTGATCCATCCTGGCTGTTCGATTTTACAGGAACGGTATTGCCGGTCTTTCTCGCTCTGGTCGTGGGGATCATCGCTGTGTCAGCGGGCCGGGGATTGCTTCAGTGGAGCCGGAATAATAATGCCCCCCTGCAGTCCATTCCCGCCCGTATCGTGAGTAAGCGGACCGAAGTGCGCCAGCAGCAGTCTCAGGAGGACAGTCTCTCCAGCCGGACCAGCACCACCTACTATCTGACCTACGAAGCTGAGGATGGGATGCGCAGGGAGTTCAAGGTGGAGGGCCAGGAATACGGAATGAGCGCTGAGGGGGATCAAGGCATACTGACCTATCAGGGTACGCGGTATCATGGCTTTCAGCGGCGTCCTCATTACTCCACGGCGGAGTAG
- a CDS encoding DsbA family protein — protein MSKTKKNNVMAPQMSKQEKRRAEQEQQKQKTRILIVSTVAIVIIIFVGLFMLASKDSSPAGTDSKPVAFNYSEMMRLGKEDAPVKIVEFGDFKCPACAQFTGVIKPQIVQGYVDQNKAAFYFVNLAFIAQDSRTASLAALSVYHQNQEAFWKYFDAIYANQGNEDKEWATPDFMVSLAKQLELPVDYDLLRKDIDGRTYEKELDRDIQLGTDAGVTNTPSLFVNGIKVKEPFNMEAIDAQIQAATAAAAATAQ, from the coding sequence TTGAGCAAAACAAAAAAGAACAATGTCATGGCTCCCCAGATGAGCAAGCAGGAGAAGCGCAGGGCAGAGCAGGAGCAGCAGAAGCAGAAAACGAGAATTCTGATCGTGAGTACGGTGGCCATCGTCATTATTATTTTTGTAGGCTTATTCATGCTTGCTTCGAAGGACTCTTCGCCTGCCGGCACAGACAGTAAGCCGGTTGCCTTCAATTACAGTGAAATGATGCGGCTTGGCAAGGAGGATGCTCCGGTCAAAATTGTGGAATTCGGCGATTTCAAATGTCCGGCTTGCGCCCAGTTCACCGGTGTCATCAAACCGCAGATCGTTCAGGGCTATGTGGATCAGAATAAAGCCGCCTTCTATTTCGTGAATCTGGCCTTCATCGCCCAGGATTCGAGAACGGCCTCTCTTGCAGCGCTGTCGGTCTATCATCAGAACCAGGAAGCGTTCTGGAAGTATTTCGATGCGATCTATGCCAATCAGGGGAATGAAGACAAGGAATGGGCTACGCCTGACTTCATGGTGAGTCTTGCCAAGCAGCTGGAGCTACCGGTGGATTATGACCTGCTGCGCAAGGATATTGATGGCCGTACCTATGAAAAGGAGCTTGACCGGGATATTCAGCTTGGCACGGATGCGGGCGTAACGAATACACCGTCCTTGTTCGTGAATGGCATCAAGGTGAAGGAGCCTTTCAATATGGAGGCGATTGACGCCCAGATTCAAGCAGCAACAGCAGCAGCAGCTGCAACCGCCCAATGA
- a CDS encoding disulfide oxidoreductase, producing MTAFSAFCRRNCLYLAWFVCVVAVAGSLYLSEVLHYEPCKLCWFQRIFMYPQLFLLGIATYRADKRIIPYVLPLSLIGGSISIYHYAEQKIPALSKVIPCTIGVPCNKDYLNWFGFITIPLLALIAFALISILLWTGRKEEPVE from the coding sequence ATGACCGCCTTCTCTGCCTTCTGCCGGCGTAATTGTCTGTACTTGGCCTGGTTCGTCTGTGTGGTGGCTGTAGCGGGAAGCCTATATCTCAGTGAGGTCCTGCATTACGAGCCGTGCAAGCTGTGCTGGTTCCAGCGGATCTTCATGTACCCGCAGCTGTTCCTGCTGGGGATCGCCACCTACCGGGCGGACAAGCGGATCATTCCTTATGTGCTTCCCCTTAGCCTGATCGGCGGGAGCATCTCCATTTATCATTATGCGGAGCAGAAAATACCGGCACTCAGCAAAGTGATTCCCTGTACAATCGGCGTACCGTGCAACAAGGATTATCTGAATTGGTTCGGATTTATAACGATCCCTTTGCTGGCACTCATCGCGTTTGCATTAATTTCCATTTTACTATGGACAGGACGCAAAGAGGAGCCTGTAGAGTAA
- a CDS encoding hemolysin family protein, with protein sequence MSDPLPGILHVGLIILLVLLNGFFVSVEYAMVKVRSGRIESLIEEGSKRALAARKIVHNLDGFLSACQLGVTLASLALGWLGEPAVATIVGPLIRGLGFDETTVFVTSLIIAFMFITVLHIVLGELAPKTIAVNKAEAVLLLTAGPMNVFYRIMFPFIWVVNGLARALLRIFRLTPASELATAHTEEEIRILMQESNKSGLIDNTEMTLVDNIFGFADTMAREIMIPRTEMICLNTHLETEENLEIAFDGMRTRYPVCDGDKDHILGFIHIKDMIREKAPSYTELIRPILTVPESIQISSLLKVMQRAKTQIAILIDEYGGTSGMVTLEDIMEEIVGEIQDEFDEERAGIEKLGEDEFSIDGLMLIEEINDKLGIHMDTHDYDTIGGWLYSKLEVNPPQKGQSIEFDNHLFVVEETDNKRISRIKLLKLQLLTEEAGA encoded by the coding sequence TTGAGCGACCCTTTACCTGGTATATTACATGTAGGACTTATTATTTTGCTTGTGCTGCTTAACGGTTTTTTCGTTTCGGTGGAGTATGCGATGGTGAAGGTGCGCAGCGGGCGCATTGAATCGCTGATTGAGGAAGGCAGCAAGAGGGCGCTGGCCGCCAGGAAGATCGTCCATAATCTGGATGGCTTTCTGTCGGCGTGCCAGCTTGGGGTGACCCTTGCTTCGCTTGCACTGGGCTGGCTCGGAGAACCGGCCGTGGCCACGATTGTGGGGCCGCTGATCAGAGGGCTGGGCTTTGACGAGACCACGGTATTTGTCACTTCCCTGATTATTGCCTTCATGTTCATCACGGTTCTCCATATCGTACTCGGCGAGCTTGCACCGAAGACCATAGCTGTGAACAAGGCTGAGGCGGTGCTTCTGTTAACTGCGGGACCGATGAACGTTTTCTACCGGATCATGTTTCCGTTCATCTGGGTGGTTAACGGGCTGGCCCGGGCCCTGCTGCGGATCTTCCGTCTCACACCGGCTTCCGAGCTGGCAACTGCGCATACGGAGGAAGAAATCCGCATTCTGATGCAGGAGAGTAACAAAAGCGGATTGATCGACAATACAGAAATGACGCTGGTGGATAATATTTTTGGATTCGCCGACACGATGGCCAGAGAGATTATGATTCCGCGCACGGAAATGATCTGTCTGAACACGCATTTGGAGACGGAAGAGAATCTGGAGATTGCCTTCGATGGCATGAGAACCCGTTATCCGGTCTGTGACGGAGACAAGGACCATATCCTCGGCTTCATTCACATTAAGGATATGATCCGGGAGAAGGCGCCGAGCTATACTGAATTGATCCGTCCGATATTGACGGTGCCGGAATCGATTCAGATCAGCAGTCTCCTTAAGGTCATGCAACGTGCCAAGACCCAAATCGCCATTCTTATTGATGAATACGGCGGTACCTCGGGTATGGTTACGCTGGAGGATATCATGGAAGAGATTGTTGGCGAGATTCAGGATGAGTTCGACGAGGAGCGGGCCGGCATTGAGAAGCTGGGAGAGGATGAGTTCTCCATAGATGGACTGATGCTGATTGAAGAGATCAACGACAAGCTCGGAATTCATATGGATACCCATGATTACGACACGATCGGCGGGTGGCTATACTCCAAGCTGGAGGTCAATCCGCCGCAAAAGGGCCAGTCCATCGAGTTTGACAATCATTTATTCGTGGTCGAAGAAACCGACAATAAGCGGATTTCCCGGATCAAGCTGCTGAAGCTGCAGTTATTGACAGAAGAAGCCGGAGCATAA
- a CDS encoding cell wall hydrolase, which translates to MAVIKTNSEDVRVLARLMRAEAEEDGESGMLMVGNVGVNRILGNCLDFNNIRSVNDMVYQSPGGFEAPQKGYFYQRAREADIRLAKRAINGERTWPASNALWFFRPVGDCPANWYNQQNTGRYKAHCFFTPTQGDCPAVY; encoded by the coding sequence GTGGCTGTCATCAAAACAAACTCGGAGGACGTAAGGGTGCTTGCACGGCTGATGCGGGCAGAGGCTGAAGAGGATGGGGAGTCAGGCATGCTGATGGTCGGCAATGTCGGCGTGAACCGGATTCTTGGCAATTGTCTGGATTTCAACAACATCCGCAGTGTGAACGACATGGTGTACCAGAGCCCAGGCGGCTTTGAAGCCCCGCAGAAGGGATATTTCTATCAACGGGCGCGGGAAGCCGATATCCGGCTGGCGAAACGTGCGATTAACGGGGAGAGAACCTGGCCTGCCTCGAATGCGCTCTGGTTCTTCCGCCCTGTCGGCGACTGTCCGGCGAACTGGTACAATCAGCAGAATACCGGACGCTACAAGGCTCACTGCTTCTTCACTCCGACACAGGGAGATTGTCCGGCAGTATACTAG
- a CDS encoding APC family permease → MVSKVKRLLIGRPMKSNELDHEKLSKVKALAVLSSDALSSVAYGTEQILIVLVAAGFTAIWYSLPIALAVLGLLAILILSYRQTIFAYPQGGGAYIVAKTNLGVHTGLLAGGSLLVDYILTVAVSASAGTDAITSAFPNLHNHSVLIAVSVIVLLTIVNLRGVTESASFIAIPVYLFVVSIFVLIISGVFKYMTGGAHAHVPEIGSAVSNVSMFLLLKAFSSGCSALTGVEAVSNAIPNFKAPAEKNAAKTLMLMGLILGVMFTGITVLAYWYGIMPDEKATVVSQITQSTFGRGGLYFFIQGITAVILFLAANTAYSAFPLLAFMFAKDKYLPHAFMVRGDRLGFSNGIIFLGVMSALLVAAFHGNTEGLIPLYAVGVFIPFTLSQLGMMVQWYRTKPKGWQSKFAVNTVGMLTTLTITLIFIITKFSSVWMAFIFLPVVIIVFHRIHRHYMNIADQLRICPATDKPCIKGSTVVVPVAGVTRAVLHSISYAKSLTNNVVAVYVGFDEEEIHKMEQKWEEWNPGVRLIVLRSRYRSIIRPLVKFIDTVEWKTASTDHITVLIPQFVTKHWWQAVLHNQTSLFIRSYLMNQKDIVIATVPFHLHK, encoded by the coding sequence ATGGTAAGCAAGGTAAAACGACTATTGATCGGGCGTCCGATGAAGTCGAACGAACTCGATCATGAAAAGTTATCCAAGGTGAAAGCACTGGCTGTCCTGTCTTCTGATGCGCTATCGTCTGTAGCCTACGGAACAGAACAAATTCTAATCGTACTGGTGGCCGCCGGGTTCACCGCCATCTGGTACTCCTTGCCAATTGCATTAGCCGTATTGGGCTTGCTGGCCATCCTGATTCTGTCTTACCGGCAGACGATATTCGCCTATCCGCAGGGCGGAGGTGCTTATATTGTAGCCAAAACCAATCTTGGGGTGCATACCGGGCTACTGGCCGGCGGCTCGCTGCTGGTGGATTACATTCTGACGGTGGCGGTAAGCGCCTCGGCGGGGACGGATGCGATCACCTCGGCTTTTCCAAATCTGCATAATCATAGTGTCCTTATAGCGGTATCTGTTATCGTACTCTTAACGATTGTCAACCTGCGCGGGGTGACCGAATCGGCCTCCTTCATCGCTATCCCGGTCTATCTGTTCGTTGTCTCCATCTTCGTGCTCATCATCTCGGGGGTCTTCAAATATATGACCGGCGGCGCCCACGCCCATGTTCCTGAGATTGGCTCGGCGGTGTCGAATGTGAGTATGTTCCTGCTGCTGAAGGCGTTCAGCTCCGGCTGTTCGGCTCTGACCGGAGTTGAGGCAGTCTCCAATGCCATTCCTAACTTCAAAGCGCCGGCGGAGAAAAATGCAGCCAAAACGTTGATGCTTATGGGTCTTATTCTCGGGGTGATGTTCACAGGAATTACGGTGCTCGCTTACTGGTACGGCATCATGCCCGATGAGAAGGCTACAGTGGTCTCACAGATTACCCAGTCTACCTTCGGCCGTGGCGGGCTGTACTTCTTCATTCAGGGTATTACGGCGGTTATCCTGTTCCTGGCAGCCAATACGGCGTACTCAGCCTTCCCGCTGCTGGCGTTCATGTTCGCCAAAGACAAATATCTGCCCCATGCCTTCATGGTGCGCGGCGACCGGCTCGGCTTCTCCAATGGGATTATTTTCCTCGGCGTGATGTCGGCATTGCTGGTAGCGGCTTTTCACGGGAATACGGAAGGACTCATTCCATTATATGCAGTAGGGGTATTCATTCCGTTCACGCTGTCGCAGCTGGGCATGATGGTGCAATGGTACAGAACGAAGCCGAAAGGCTGGCAGAGCAAGTTCGCCGTGAATACGGTTGGAATGCTCACCACGTTAACGATTACCCTAATCTTCATTATCACCAAATTCTCCAGCGTGTGGATGGCCTTCATCTTCCTGCCGGTCGTCATTATTGTGTTCCACCGGATTCACCGCCATTATATGAATATTGCTGATCAGCTACGGATCTGTCCGGCTACTGATAAGCCTTGTATCAAAGGAAGCACCGTAGTCGTTCCAGTCGCTGGTGTAACCCGCGCTGTACTGCATTCGATCAGCTATGCGAAGTCACTGACCAATAATGTTGTGGCGGTCTATGTAGGGTTCGATGAAGAGGAGATTCACAAGATGGAGCAGAAGTGGGAAGAGTGGAACCCTGGAGTGCGCCTGATTGTCCTGCGCTCCCGTTACCGCAGCATTATCCGCCCGCTGGTGAAATTCATTGATACGGTGGAGTGGAAGACGGCTTCAACGGACCATATTACCGTCCTGATTCCGCAATTCGTTACCAAGCACTGGTGGCAGGCCGTGCTGCATAATCAGACCAGCCTGTTCATCCGCTCTTATCTGATGAATCAGAAGGACATTGTCATCGCTACGGTTCCGTTCCACCTGCATAAATAA
- a CDS encoding ATP-binding protein: MEHHFNTHNDLLVLLSVAIAFLSCFTALDLTERLLRGKRSSRYILLISLVLGTGLWSMHFIGMRAMDMGVPVSYNLPLLAFSLIIPVAASYMLLVMLNNPHTRSRIYLALGGLLFSSGILIMHFSGILSMRLTATYDQGAFSIILAVLFALIVPVVTASYDPKWLEHTYNMFSFKKLLLVLTLTGAFTGIHYAAMAGASFPVGESSSAAGQVLYLKDSILGMILCGSFLFIVSIVLALLYRDRQRILESAAFNEQRYTALFEHNPDMVICIDPARKKIISANPALRDITGYSSQELGNYKAILYSERDEAAVRDAITRASRGQSSKLELKVRSKGGEQLICSVTVFPLLHHTEQWVYIVAEDVTALMKYQYELLEARDAAESAVKMKSEFLATMSHEIRTPLNGIIGVNQLLAEEISNPEHLELLRLQSTSSHALLHVMSDILDISRLEADGLALNKDSFGLKALLQGCIELFMVSTQDKPLSLKLEIQEGLPDKFTGDAPRIRQILINLIGNAVKFTPSGTVTVKVESYGLRETAQALQFMVRDTGIGISPDKLQLLFQSFSQVDGSHTRKYPGTGLGLAICKKLVDLMQGEIWAEPAEGGGTQFFFRIRLQSQEHSPEVFFGQDTGGGESSEENEAV; encoded by the coding sequence TTGGAACATCATTTTAACACACACAATGATCTGCTTGTCCTCTTATCGGTTGCTATAGCCTTTCTCTCCTGTTTCACGGCGCTGGATCTGACGGAACGGCTGCTTCGCGGGAAGCGGAGCTCCCGGTATATCCTACTCATCTCCCTGGTGCTTGGCACAGGCCTGTGGAGCATGCATTTCATCGGGATGCGCGCAATGGATATGGGCGTTCCGGTATCGTATAACCTGCCATTACTGGCGTTCTCTCTAATCATTCCCGTGGCAGCTTCATATATGCTGTTAGTGATGTTGAATAACCCGCACACCCGCAGCAGGATCTACCTGGCCTTAGGCGGACTCTTGTTCAGCAGCGGCATCCTGATTATGCATTTCAGCGGGATTCTGTCGATGAGGCTTACAGCAACGTATGATCAAGGCGCCTTTTCCATTATACTGGCGGTATTGTTCGCTCTGATCGTCCCGGTGGTGACCGCATCCTACGACCCGAAGTGGCTGGAGCATACCTACAATATGTTCAGCTTCAAAAAGCTGCTGCTTGTCCTGACCCTGACCGGCGCGTTCACAGGCATTCACTACGCTGCCATGGCGGGCGCTTCATTCCCTGTAGGAGAATCGTCCAGTGCAGCCGGGCAAGTGCTCTATCTGAAGGATTCCATTCTGGGAATGATCCTCTGCGGCTCCTTCCTGTTCATTGTGTCGATCGTCCTGGCTCTGCTGTACAGGGACCGGCAGCGGATACTCGAGTCAGCGGCCTTTAACGAGCAGCGGTATACTGCCCTTTTCGAGCATAACCCTGACATGGTGATCTGTATTGATCCTGCACGCAAGAAGATTATCAGTGCTAATCCTGCTCTGCGGGACATTACCGGATATAGCAGTCAAGAACTGGGGAATTATAAGGCGATACTATACAGCGAACGGGATGAAGCGGCCGTACGGGATGCCATAACGCGCGCTTCAAGGGGGCAGTCCTCCAAGCTGGAGCTGAAGGTCCGAAGCAAAGGCGGGGAGCAACTGATCTGTAGTGTCACCGTCTTTCCTTTGCTGCATCATACGGAGCAGTGGGTCTATATCGTGGCCGAGGATGTGACTGCCTTGATGAAGTATCAGTATGAGCTGCTGGAGGCCAGGGATGCCGCAGAGAGTGCGGTGAAGATGAAAAGCGAGTTCCTGGCTACCATGAGCCATGAGATCCGCACACCGCTGAACGGTATTATCGGTGTCAACCAGCTGCTGGCCGAGGAGATCAGTAATCCCGAACATCTGGAGCTCCTACGGCTTCAGAGTACAAGCAGCCACGCTCTGCTGCATGTGATGAGCGATATTCTCGATATCTCCCGGCTGGAGGCGGATGGGCTGGCACTGAATAAGGATAGTTTCGGGCTGAAGGCGCTGCTTCAGGGCTGCATAGAGCTGTTCATGGTGAGCACACAAGACAAGCCGTTATCCCTGAAGCTGGAGATCCAAGAGGGGCTTCCTGACAAGTTCACCGGGGATGCCCCGCGTATCCGCCAGATTCTGATCAACCTGATCGGCAATGCTGTGAAATTCACGCCATCCGGCACGGTAACGGTTAAGGTGGAGTCCTATGGCCTCAGGGAGACCGCTCAGGCTCTGCAATTCATGGTACGTGATACTGGCATTGGCATCTCACCGGATAAGCTGCAGCTGCTCTTCCAGTCCTTCTCGCAGGTGGACGGGTCGCACACCCGCAAATACCCCGGCACGGGTCTGGGCCTTGCGATCTGCAAGAAGCTGGTCGATCTGATGCAAGGAGAGATCTGGGCAGAGCCGGCAGAGGGGGGCGGCACACAGTTCTTCTTCAGAATCAGGCTACAATCACAGGAGCATTCCCCAGAGGTATTCTTCGGCCAGGATACGGGGGGCGGGGAGTCATCGGAGGAGAACGAAGCTGTCTAA
- the gerQ gene encoding spore coat protein GerQ produces MGHIGNMGKMGNMGTMVAMPPQVSSGSPMMPGGTVVSTAAPVFEQSYVENIFRLNLGKVGTFYFTYENNKDWNAKVYTGVLEAAGRDHLIISDRATGQRVVLLMVNFDYATFEEPLVYQYPGVIGNPLGVRNC; encoded by the coding sequence ATGGGACACATCGGGAATATGGGTAAAATGGGAAACATGGGCACCATGGTCGCCATGCCCCCGCAGGTGAGCAGCGGCAGTCCCATGATGCCGGGCGGCACGGTGGTCTCAACAGCCGCACCTGTGTTTGAACAGTCCTACGTGGAGAACATTTTCCGCCTGAACCTTGGCAAGGTAGGCACCTTCTATTTCACGTATGAGAACAACAAAGACTGGAATGCCAAGGTCTATACCGGGGTGCTGGAAGCTGCGGGCCGTGACCACCTGATTATCAGTGACCGTGCTACCGGACAGCGGGTCGTGCTGCTGATGGTAAACTTCGATTATGCTACTTTTGAAGAGCCGCTTGTCTATCAATATCCGGGCGTTATCGGGAATCCGCTGGGAGTGCGCAACTGTTAA
- a CDS encoding iron ABC transporter permease, producing MASSTDSALQAPSDEGNTPVRSRPLAAAVILVLGIAAIVFGLMVSVSVGAADIRLATVWEAVFRFNPELPQHQVIRELRIPRAAAGALVGACFAVAGAILQGMTRNPLADSGLLGLNAGAGVGLALAFAFAPTLSFAYIMLYCFLGAAVASLLVFGIGSLSHSGLTPLRLTLAGAAVSAMLLAVSQGIAILFSLSQDIAFWMAGGIGGASWKQLQVISPWVATALIGALMLSRSITLLSLGRDVAAGLGQRTGLVQTAGMIIVVLLAGAAVSTVGPIAFVGLIIPHITRYLVGVDYRWIIPCSAVLGSILVLVADIAARMINAPYETPIGALIAVFGVPFFIYLASKRKGELK from the coding sequence ATGGCTTCATCCACAGATTCTGCTCTACAAGCTCCTTCTGATGAAGGGAACACTCCTGTTCGGTCGCGGCCGCTTGCCGCTGCTGTTATTCTGGTGCTGGGAATAGCAGCGATTGTCTTCGGCCTGATGGTATCTGTATCGGTTGGTGCAGCGGATATCCGGCTGGCTACCGTATGGGAGGCGGTGTTCCGGTTCAATCCGGAGCTGCCCCAGCATCAGGTCATCCGGGAGCTGCGGATTCCCCGGGCTGCCGCAGGGGCGCTGGTCGGCGCATGTTTTGCCGTTGCCGGTGCGATTCTGCAGGGTATGACCCGCAACCCGCTGGCGGATTCCGGGCTGCTCGGGCTTAATGCAGGAGCGGGTGTTGGCCTGGCCCTGGCTTTTGCTTTCGCGCCAACATTATCCTTCGCGTATATCATGCTGTATTGCTTCCTTGGAGCGGCTGTGGCCTCACTGCTGGTATTCGGGATCGGTTCACTCTCCCATAGCGGATTGACCCCGCTTCGGCTGACCCTCGCCGGTGCGGCAGTAAGTGCCATGCTGCTGGCGGTCAGCCAGGGCATTGCTATCCTGTTCAGCCTCTCTCAGGATATCGCCTTCTGGATGGCCGGGGGGATTGGCGGAGCGAGCTGGAAGCAGCTGCAGGTAATATCTCCTTGGGTCGCGACGGCCCTGATCGGTGCGCTGATGCTGTCGCGTTCGATTACGCTTCTGAGCCTGGGCAGGGATGTTGCAGCGGGTCTCGGACAGCGCACCGGTCTGGTACAGACCGCAGGGATGATTATTGTCGTCCTCCTCGCCGGAGCGGCAGTCTCCACGGTGGGCCCGATCGCTTTTGTCGGATTAATCATTCCGCATATTACGCGTTACCTCGTGGGGGTTGACTACCGCTGGATTATTCCCTGCTCCGCAGTCCTTGGAAGCATTCTGGTCCTGGTGGCCGATATTGCGGCCAGGATGATTAATGCGCCATACGAAACACCGATAGGTGCCTTGATTGCCGTATTTGGTGTACCGTTCTTCATCTATCTGGCCAGCAAACGCAAGGGGGAGCTCAAATGA
- a CDS encoding ABC transporter substrate-binding protein: MFSFNLQGSRSGKLAVAGLMTTTLLLSACGNNNSNAGSNGGASTAPSATVGATAVPAATAAPAAPAVEKTVTDAMGHQVTVPANPQRVIASYLEDYLVALGVTPVAQWSTKNGTQAYLAAELKDVPPISYDLPLEAVTSFTPDFHIVQSEGSVQNGLYDQLNKIAPTYVLGDEVSSDWRAALLKVGELLNKTPEAEKAIADYDQKAASAKAAVTAAIGDDSVAVLWLVSKNFFIVDETRSSGAVLYGDLGVKLPNLVTDIPAESRAPWNPISLEKLSELTAEHIILVNSDKASGAEITEGAVWKGIPAVKAGNVHEFGKDTSWLYSGPIANSKTIDDILSSFVK; encoded by the coding sequence ATGTTTTCGTTCAACCTGCAAGGATCCAGAAGCGGGAAGCTGGCGGTGGCCGGACTTATGACTACAACACTGCTGCTGTCCGCTTGCGGAAATAATAATAGCAATGCAGGCAGTAACGGTGGAGCAAGCACCGCACCTTCGGCAACCGTGGGAGCCACTGCGGTACCTGCAGCAACTGCTGCACCCGCTGCACCCGCTGTGGAGAAGACCGTAACGGATGCAATGGGACATCAGGTGACCGTCCCCGCTAATCCGCAGCGTGTAATTGCTTCTTATCTGGAGGATTATCTGGTGGCACTCGGCGTGACTCCGGTTGCCCAGTGGTCTACGAAGAACGGTACCCAGGCTTACCTCGCTGCTGAGCTTAAGGATGTTCCGCCGATCAGCTATGACCTGCCGCTTGAAGCGGTTACCAGCTTCACGCCGGATTTCCACATTGTCCAGTCGGAGGGGTCGGTTCAGAACGGTCTTTATGACCAGCTGAACAAGATTGCACCAACCTATGTACTCGGCGACGAGGTCAGCAGTGATTGGCGCGCAGCCTTGCTCAAGGTCGGTGAGCTGCTCAATAAGACACCGGAAGCGGAGAAGGCTATTGCAGACTATGATCAGAAAGCGGCTTCAGCCAAAGCGGCTGTAACAGCGGCAATCGGCGATGATTCAGTAGCTGTTCTGTGGCTGGTGTCAAAGAATTTCTTCATTGTAGATGAGACCCGCAGCAGCGGTGCGGTATTGTATGGCGATCTTGGAGTGAAGCTCCCGAATCTCGTGACCGACATTCCTGCAGAATCCAGAGCACCTTGGAATCCCATTTCACTGGAGAAATTATCTGAGCTGACTGCAGAGCATATCATTCTGGTGAACAGTGACAAGGCAAGCGGAGCTGAGATTACAGAAGGCGCAGTCTGGAAGGGAATTCCGGCCGTTAAGGCAGGGAATGTTCACGAATTCGGCAAAGATACCAGCTGGCTGTACAGCGGTCCTATAGCCAATTCCAAGACCATCGATGATATTCTGAGCAGTTTTGTAAAATAG